One window of Daphnia carinata strain CSIRO-1 chromosome 7, CSIRO_AGI_Dcar_HiC_V3, whole genome shotgun sequence genomic DNA carries:
- the LOC130693954 gene encoding putative ankyrin repeat protein RF_0381: MTTPNDNVRKMQYDKTDFIGKGAYGSVFSGTFDGQKVAVKRVELIGETVHPVDNELKILQQLAHPNVIKFHHFESDENFKYYVLEFCDASLDQLFLKPDDQKKYKGPIPLPIEMFLHLASGLEYIHSRDLIHRDIKPANILISVKRTDQGEQATVKWGDFGLCRPVNERGTYTMSEIRGTYHWFAPELYEILASKALDRKRGTVHSDVFAEGLVFGYILLNGDHLYGSNDEIMTNIKQNKPINMNKIHNLHWARSLLTKMLTTKHTERIASRDVATELQSIQTKELELLIKSGIDTNAKSNEGLSALHVLCIYNSSPDLTNAIEFLIQSGMDGNAKDNNGMNVLHTLCAFNSCSNLIDPIEKLIQLGIDVKAKCGEFGANALHFLCAYNSSSNLIDTINRLLKEGVDINTADDIGRNALHYMCEKNSSTNLIENIELLIHLGIDIHAKDKNERNAIHFLCKGNSSSNLFGETEKLIQLGVNENAKIIGGLTALHFLGKTNSPLNLFGAMETLIQFGNEMNAKGSGGLTAFDFLRVHLSYTNFINTIERLLQGGLDVNTRDNKGRNALHYLCAYNSSPYLTDAIEFLTKKGNDVNAEDKNRFNVLHALCANNSSLKLIDAIEKLIQLGIDVNARRDDGANALHFLCTNNSSSNLIDGIEKLIQLGIDVNARRDNGANALHFLCTNNSSSNLMDGIEKLIQLGIEVNAKNDKGTNALHFLCSNNSSSNLMDGIEKLIQHGIDVNAKRDDGANALHFLCSNKSSSNLIDGIEKLIQLGIDVNAKCDDGENALHLLCSNKSSSNLIDGIEKLIQLGIDVNAKCDDGENALHLLCSNNSSSNLMDGIEKLIQLGIDVNARRDNGANALHFLCTNNSSSNLMDGIEKLIQLGIDVNAKNDKGTNALHFLCSNNSSSNLMDGIEKLIQLGIDVNAKCDDGENALHLLCSNNSSSNLMDGIEKLIQLGIDVNARRDDGANALHFLYKDPNTPQNLTFSGPQRRKTQGF; this comes from the exons ATGACAACGCCAAATGACAACGTCAGAAAAATGCAGTACGACAAGACGGATTTTATAGGAAAAGGTGCATACGGTTCAGTGTTTAGTGGTACATTTGACGGCCAAAAAGTAGCAGTAAAACGGGTTGAGCTGATTGGTGAAACAGTTCACCCAGTTGACAACGAGCTGAAAATTCTTCAACAATTGGCCCACCCGAATGTTATCAAATTCCATCATTTCGAAAGCGATGAAAATTTCAa atactatgttttggaattttgCGACGCATCATTGGATCAGCTGTTCTTAAAACCGGAcgatcaaaagaaatacaaagGACCTATACCACTCCCTATCGAAATGTTCCTTCATTTAGCTTCAGGCCTTGAATATATCCATTCGCGGGACTTAATTCACCGAGATATAAAACCGGCAAACATTCTAATTTCTGTGAAAAGGACTGACCAAGGTGAACAGGCAACGGTGAAGTGGGGTGATTTTGGATTGTGCCGACCCGTGAATGAACGAGGAACATACACAATGAGTGAAATCAGAGGAACTTATCATTGGTTTGCTCCTGAGTTGTACGAAATTCTGGCTAGCAAGGCCCTGGATCGAAAACGTGGGACAGTTCATAGTGATGTTTTCGCAGAAGGCCTCGTCTTCGGCTACATTCTCTTGAATGGAGACCATCTGTACGGTTCAAACGATGAAATTATGACAAACATCAAACAGAATAAGCCGATTAATATGAACA AGATTCATAATTTACATTGGGCACGTAGTttattaacaaaaatgttgaccaCTAAACATACTGAGAGGATCGCATCACGAGATGTCGCTACTGAACTTCAATCCATTcaaacgaaa GAACTTGAGTTGTTGATAAAAAGCGGAATCGACACAAACGCAAAGAGCAACGAAGGACTGAGCGCATTACACGTTTTGTGCATATACAATTCCAGTCCTGATTTAACTAATGCAATCGAATTCTTAATCCAAAGCGGTATGGATGGAAACgcaaaagacaacaacggcaTGAACGTACTCCACACTTTGTGTGCATTCAATTCATGTTCAAATTTAATAGACccaatcgaaaagttaatccaactcggaattgATGTGAAAGCAAAGTGCGGTGAATTCGGAGCGAACGCCCTCCATTTCCTCTGTGCTTACAATTCAtcatcaaatttaattgacacAATCAACCGTTTACTTAAAGAGGGAGTTGATATAAATACAGCTGACGACATCGGACGAAACGCACTCCATTACATGTGTGAGAAGAATTCAagcacaaatttaattgaaaacatcGAACTTTTGATCCACCTTGGAATTGATATCCacgcaaaggacaaaaacgaaaggaatGCGATCCATTTTCTGTGCAAAGGTAATTCATCGTCAAATTTATTTGGCGAAAcggaaaagttaatccaactcggagtAAACGAGAACGCAAAAATCATCGGCGGATTAaccgcactccatttcctcgGCAAAACCAATTCACCCTTAAATTTATTTGGCGCAATGGAAACGTTAATTCAATTCGGAAACGAGATGAACGCTAAGGGTAGCGGCGGGCTTACCGCATTCGATTTCCTCCGCGTACACCTTTCGTACACTAATTTCATTAACACAATCGAACGTTTACTTCAAGGAGGACTAGATGTGAACACAAGAGacaacaaaggaagaaacgcacttcattatttgtgcgcatacaattcaagcccttATTTGACTGATGCAATCGAGTTTTTaaccaaaaagggaaatgatgTTAACGCAGAAGATAAAAACCGCTTTAACGTACTCCACGCTTTGTGTGCAAACAACTCAAGCTTAAAGTTAATAGACGCAATCGAAAAgctaatccaactcggaatcgacgtgaacgcaaggcGCGACGATggagcaaacgcactccatttcctgtgtactaacaattcatcctcaaatttaattgatggaatcgaaaagttaatccaactcggaatcgacgtgaacgcaaggcgcgacaacggagcaaacgcactccatttcctgtgtactaacaattcatcctcaaatttaatggatggaatcgaaaagttaatccaactcggaatcgaagTAAACGCAAAGAATGACAAGGGAACAAatgcactccatttcctgtgtagtaacaattcatcctcaaatttaatggatggaatcgaaaagttaatccaacacggaatcgacgtgaacgcaaagcgCGACGATggagcaaacgcactccatttcctgtgtagtaacaagtcatcctcaaatttaattgatggaatcgaaaagttaatccaactcggaatcgacgtaaacgcaaagtGCGACGATGGAgaaaacgcactccatttactgtgtagtaacaagtcatcctcaaatttaattgatggaatcgaaaagttaatccaactcggaatcgacgtaaacgcaaagtGCGACGATGGAgaaaacgcactccatttactgtgtagtaacaattcatcctcaaatttaatggatggaatcgaaaagttaatccaactcggaatcgacgtgaacgcaaggcgcgacaacggagcaaacgcactccatttcctgtgtactaacaattcatcctcaaatttaatggatggaatcgaaaagttaatccaactcggaatcgacgtgaacgcaaagaatGACAAGGGAACAAatgcactccatttcctgtgtagtaacaattcatcctcaaatttaatggatggaatcgaaaagttaatccaactcggaatcgacgtaaacgcaaagtGCGACGATGGAgaaaacgcactccatttactgtgtagtaacaattcatcctcaaatttaatggatggaatcgaaaagttaatccaactcggaatcgacgtgaacgcaaggcGCGACGATggagcaaacgcactccatttcctgt ATAAAGATCCCAACACGCCACAAAATTTAACGTTTTCTGGCCCACAACGACGGAAAACACAGGGTTTTTAG